In Oryza sativa Japonica Group chromosome 2, ASM3414082v1, the following are encoded in one genomic region:
- the LOC4329880 gene encoding uncharacterized protein isoform X1, whose amino-acid sequence MASNPSSSAARAAGSQGGGHGGARLEDLALDKVAEAADAVAAASSAGEVVRAIHAVAALVFPVDSAAVAGTVDEPFRSQIINGVSLSNDERGSWRHAFYHGPAFPTISKILLGHVALKWLRQIRASARKEIYDSFFVKGPPTEVIQALVPALSHKGGSKEDHNIMCSNIERLLILCLVENKGVSQIIAEFTVSSKHDDDNLNPGRAAFISRVAQLLASVPDKTRMGASPALTSSSFFKCVVDQLLVATEQAAMELAAGEDANGLDASNSVFLFVGEVISRVSRRGSTGILVAELIPRIRSHLKRCMESDHKTISPDKIKHVSQFWFNVVEAIRDQHSVERLAEEMLRQLASQHTSDEEAYWILWTLFNQSFMHKTVFEGNVC is encoded by the exons ATGGCGAGCAACCCAAGCAGCTCCGCGGCGAGGGCTGCGGGCTCCCagggcggcggccatggtggcgCGCGCCTCGAAGACCTAGCACTGGAcaaggtggcggaggcggccgacgcggtcgccgccgcgtcgagcgccggcgaggtcgtccgcgcgatccacgccgtcgccgccctcgtctTCCCCGTCGACTCCGCTGCCGTAGCCG GTACCGTGGACGAACCCTTCAGGAGCCAG ATAATTAATGGCGTAAGCCTCAGCAATGATGAACGGGGATCTTGGAGGCATGCTTTTTACCATGGTCCAGCATTTCCTACTATATCTAAGATTTTGCTTGGCC ATGTTGCCTTGAAGTGGTTACGTCAGATCCGTGCCTCTGCAAGGAAGGAAATATATGATTCGTTTTTTGTCAAAGGACCTCCAACTGAAGTCATTCAAGCTCTTGTTCCTGCTTTGTCTCACAAAGGAGGCTCTAAGGAAGATCATAACATTATGTGTTCAAATATTGAAAG GCTGTTAATTCTATGTTTGGTCGAGAATAAGGGGGTCAGCCAGATTATTGCAGAGTTTACTGTAAGCAGCAAGCACGATGATGACAACTTGAACCCAGGCAGAGCAGCTTTCATTTCAAGGGTTGCTCAACTACTTGCATCTGTTCCAGATAAAACAAGAATGGGAGCTTCACCTGCACTGACATCATC GTCATTCTTCAAGTGTGTTGTCGATCAGCTTCTTGTTGCAACTGAACAAGCGGCTATGGAGTTGGCTGCTGGCGAAGATGCTAATGGACTAGATGCCTCCAATTCTGTGTTCCTCTTCGTGGGTGAAGTGATATCTCGTGTTAGCCGTCGTGGATCTACTG GCATTTTAGTTGCTGAGCTGATTCCTAGGATCCGTAGTCACTTAAAGAGATGTATGGAATCTGATCATAAAACCATAAGTCCTGACAAGATCAAGCATGTTTCCCAATTTTGGTTTAATGTGGTTGAGGCTATTAGAGACCAGCATTCTGTTGAAAGGTTGGCGGAAGAGATGTTGCGCCAACTTGCATCACAACATACAAGCGATGAGGAGGCATACTGGATTCTGTGGACTTTGTTTAATCAGAGCTTCATGCACAAAACTGTTTTTGAG GGCAATGTTTGTTGA